In Haloarcula salinisoli, one genomic interval encodes:
- a CDS encoding histidine kinase N-terminal 7TM domain-containing protein yields MWGQLSAFALFYLVATTVGAVVASGLAVVAYRRRDQPAAAEFALLNVTVAGWCGTAVLARLGVPGADYIWHVNNIFVFSLIFVWFAFVLAYTGRSEWIRHPAMLALWSLPGAVVFTVLYPPAQSILVTDGPAKTVEGLSVVPWSFTDIGALLLVLVFLLDIVAFGLLAQFVYRSRAPYSRQVGAIIGARLLGLATGVAFYAGFFPYSDLSLVPAAFAGQSLVIAWALFRYDFLDVVPLTAGTIVDQMADAVVVLDADDRVVDYNPALASLIGCDESAMGRHVDTVLPGLPGALERDGTVGLVPAGADTPQRSYQPQSTPLYDHHDVYRGRLVVLRDVTLQQTRERTLEALRSATERFLDATDPETVAEIATETAQRALDCPYSGVVRYDGEADRLRLVTLTDELSTLVEESGLESNTDGHPAAWFTAENELWQVFERGEPRYEVPVWVEPGGDDPAVTAALFPLGEHGVFGIGRRADEGTFSDEDRRFARTLADSTETALDRHKREQELEASRQAVEQRTEQLQFFNSALRHDLRNAVMVIDANLEFLSEHVTDAGRSHLETVSAWVSDMTSLIETVSSLTDAITSPGHSERARQAVDLSAVLEERVDKFAESHDQATVDTDIPDGLRVTGDELVGQSSTTSC; encoded by the coding sequence GTGTGGGGTCAACTCTCGGCGTTTGCGCTGTTCTATCTCGTCGCGACGACTGTCGGTGCGGTCGTGGCATCGGGACTGGCCGTCGTCGCCTACCGGCGCCGTGACCAGCCCGCAGCCGCCGAGTTCGCACTGCTGAACGTCACCGTCGCCGGCTGGTGTGGGACGGCCGTCCTCGCCAGACTGGGGGTCCCCGGTGCCGACTACATCTGGCACGTCAACAACATTTTCGTCTTCTCGCTCATCTTCGTCTGGTTCGCCTTCGTTCTCGCGTACACCGGCCGCTCGGAATGGATACGCCATCCGGCGATGCTCGCGCTGTGGTCCCTGCCCGGCGCAGTGGTCTTCACGGTGTTGTATCCCCCGGCACAGTCCATCCTCGTCACCGACGGCCCCGCGAAGACGGTGGAGGGACTGAGCGTGGTGCCGTGGAGCTTCACCGACATCGGCGCGCTCTTGCTCGTCCTGGTCTTCCTGCTCGATATCGTCGCCTTCGGGCTGCTCGCTCAGTTCGTGTATCGGTCGCGAGCGCCCTACAGCAGGCAGGTCGGCGCGATAATCGGGGCACGCCTGCTGGGGCTGGCGACCGGTGTCGCCTTCTACGCGGGCTTCTTTCCCTACAGCGACCTCAGTCTGGTGCCGGCGGCCTTCGCGGGCCAGAGCCTCGTCATCGCGTGGGCGCTGTTCCGGTACGACTTCCTCGACGTGGTCCCGCTGACGGCCGGCACTATCGTCGACCAGATGGCCGACGCCGTCGTGGTACTGGACGCCGACGACCGGGTCGTCGACTACAACCCGGCGCTTGCGAGTCTCATCGGCTGTGACGAGTCGGCGATGGGGCGTCACGTCGATACCGTCCTGCCGGGGCTACCCGGTGCGCTGGAGCGGGACGGAACGGTCGGCCTGGTTCCGGCGGGGGCAGATACGCCACAGCGGAGCTATCAGCCCCAGAGCACGCCGCTGTACGACCACCACGACGTCTACCGCGGGCGGCTCGTGGTCCTCCGTGACGTGACGCTGCAACAGACCCGCGAGCGGACCCTGGAGGCGCTCAGGTCCGCGACCGAGCGGTTCCTCGACGCGACCGACCCGGAGACCGTCGCCGAGATCGCGACAGAGACGGCCCAGCGCGCGCTGGACTGCCCGTACTCGGGCGTCGTCCGCTACGACGGGGAGGCAGACCGGCTCCGGCTGGTGACGCTGACCGACGAACTGTCGACGCTGGTCGAGGAGAGCGGACTGGAATCGAACACCGATGGGCATCCTGCGGCGTGGTTCACAGCCGAGAACGAGCTGTGGCAGGTGTTCGAGCGCGGCGAGCCGAGATACGAGGTCCCGGTCTGGGTCGAGCCCGGCGGCGACGACCCGGCGGTGACGGCCGCGCTGTTCCCGCTCGGCGAACACGGCGTCTTCGGTATCGGTCGCCGGGCCGACGAGGGTACCTTCAGCGACGAGGACCGCCGGTTCGCCCGCACGCTCGCGGACTCCACCGAGACGGCACTGGACCGACACAAACGCGAGCAGGAACTCGAGGCAAGCCGGCAGGCAGTCGAACAGCGCACCGAGCAGCTCCAGTTTTTCAACAGCGCCCTTCGCCACGACCTGCGGAACGCGGTGATGGTCATCGACGCCAACCTGGAGTTTCTCTCCGAGCACGTGACCGACGCGGGCCGCTCGCACCTGGAGACGGTCTCGGCGTGGGTCAGCGATATGACGAGCCTCATCGAGACGGTCAGTTCGCTCACCGACGCTATCACGAGCCCGGGCCACAGCGAGCGAGCGCGACAGGCGGTAGACCTCTCGGCCGTCCTCGAAGAACGGGTCGACAAGTTCGCCGAGAGCCACGACCAGGCCACCGTCGATACCGATATTCCCGACGGACTCCGCGTGACCGGCGACGAGCTCGTTGGGCAGTCATCGACAACGTCGTGCTGA
- a CDS encoding DUF7314 family protein, which produces MADEFIKGFAALMVGGLGWMTIAGWYRTPSFEGAQLIGELPPQESLTVFDTAALLLMDAFFWFAIFGCLTFWVAIPLFSELREYLDERSA; this is translated from the coding sequence ATGGCTGACGAGTTCATCAAAGGGTTCGCCGCGCTGATGGTCGGCGGGCTGGGCTGGATGACCATCGCGGGCTGGTACCGAACGCCGAGCTTCGAAGGGGCACAGCTCATCGGCGAGCTACCGCCACAGGAGTCCCTGACTGTATTCGACACGGCGGCACTGCTGCTTATGGACGCGTTCTTCTGGTTCGCCATCTTCGGCTGTCTGACCTTCTGGGTCGCCATCCCGCTGTTCAGCGAACTGCGCGAGTATCTCGACGAGCGGTCGGCCTGA
- a CDS encoding DUF7315 family membrane protein: MSEADQETEDPPQITSSGEGKQREVVVPLRLYKTVTVFSTLFAILSVVGGFILVDVATERASAPASEIDIPIAILGIGLILAGTVVYAFSTRFRTAEMGKSKDDGDEPSDNG; this comes from the coding sequence ATGAGCGAGGCCGACCAGGAGACCGAGGACCCGCCCCAGATTACCAGTTCGGGCGAGGGCAAACAGCGAGAGGTCGTCGTGCCACTTCGCCTCTACAAGACCGTCACGGTGTTCTCCACGCTGTTTGCGATACTGAGCGTGGTCGGTGGGTTCATCCTCGTCGACGTGGCGACCGAGCGGGCGTCGGCCCCGGCCTCCGAAATCGACATCCCGATAGCGATTCTGGGCATCGGATTGATTCTCGCCGGCACCGTGGTGTACGCCTTTTCCACGCGCTTTCGCACCGCGGAGATGGGAAAGTCTAAAGACGACGGTGACGAACCATCTGATAATGGCTGA
- a CDS encoding cytochrome bc complex cytochrome b subunit, which translates to MSDNESDDDVRTDGSGSGIVAPDDETPSWSERKQRTQGLSRLTYEYFERGRREDQDLRQQSDYVERDVLAFPAWPHEMMRNLALTSFFVGMILFVAAALPPEMPNPANSGVTPAIILPDWYLYWSFGLLKLGPLNPDLAILGGSKIMADRTYGVLANVVVVGFVAIVPFLNKGSARRPVEQPFWAAVGMSGVIFSLTIAALSIKNLIPMDSNLLFDLTFLVPIVSATITYAVLKTMREGYMFTLNRRYYRLRPPK; encoded by the coding sequence ATGAGCGACAACGAATCAGACGACGACGTTCGCACGGACGGCTCGGGCTCGGGTATCGTCGCCCCGGACGACGAGACCCCCTCGTGGTCCGAGCGCAAGCAACGCACACAGGGCCTCTCCCGGCTCACCTACGAGTACTTCGAACGCGGCCGCCGCGAGGACCAGGACCTGCGCCAGCAATCAGACTACGTCGAACGGGACGTGCTGGCGTTCCCGGCCTGGCCCCACGAAATGATGCGTAACCTGGCTCTGACGAGCTTCTTCGTCGGAATGATACTGTTCGTGGCCGCAGCACTCCCACCGGAGATGCCAAACCCCGCGAACTCGGGTGTGACGCCGGCTATCATCCTACCCGACTGGTATCTCTACTGGTCGTTCGGGCTGCTGAAACTCGGTCCGCTGAACCCCGACCTGGCCATCCTTGGCGGGTCGAAGATAATGGCCGACCGGACTTACGGTGTGCTCGCAAACGTCGTGGTCGTGGGTTTCGTCGCCATCGTCCCCTTCCTCAACAAGGGGTCGGCACGACGCCCCGTCGAGCAGCCGTTCTGGGCCGCCGTCGGGATGTCCGGCGTCATCTTCAGCCTGACCATCGCCGCGCTCTCGATCAAGAACCTCATCCCGATGGACTCGAACCTCCTCTTTGACCTGACGTTCCTGGTGCCCATCGTCAGCGCGACCATCACCTACGCGGTGCTGAAGACCATGCGTGAAGGCTACATGTTCACGCTGAACCGGCGCTACTACCGCCTCCGACCGCCTAAATAG
- a CDS encoding cytochrome b: MSLERKDDHDHKGWMKSRELSPLETIYLTTLIWLDKRLRVVDYLEILEDLYYKVNMQMPKSHTEQYNLDNKFWYWYPLYALGSFSTIAYIVAAISGALLGFYYAPAAAAADGSPTVAYDSVLLIMGQLNLGYFLRSVHRWAAQIMVAAVFLHMLRVYFTGAYKEPRELNWLIGIILISLTLVFGYTGYLLPWSQLSYWAGQIGVEMSLSIPLIGEWVAQLMFGGFTLSQATLQRMYILHVFFLPFITTAVIALHIGIVWMQGIAEPH, from the coding sequence ATGAGCCTCGAACGCAAAGACGACCACGACCACAAAGGGTGGATGAAATCGCGCGAGCTATCGCCGCTCGAGACCATCTACCTCACGACACTCATCTGGCTCGACAAGCGCCTGCGCGTCGTTGACTACCTGGAGATCCTCGAGGATCTCTACTACAAGGTCAACATGCAGATGCCAAAGAGCCACACGGAGCAGTACAACCTCGACAACAAGTTCTGGTACTGGTACCCGCTGTACGCGCTCGGGTCGTTCTCGACCATCGCGTACATCGTCGCCGCCATTTCGGGCGCCCTGCTGGGCTTTTACTATGCCCCCGCCGCAGCGGCGGCCGACGGCTCGCCGACCGTGGCCTACGACTCTGTGCTGCTCATCATGGGCCAGCTCAACCTGGGCTATTTCCTGCGGTCGGTCCACCGCTGGGCCGCCCAGATTATGGTCGCCGCCGTGTTCCTCCACATGCTCCGTGTCTACTTCACGGGCGCGTACAAGGAACCGCGCGAGCTCAACTGGCTCATCGGCATCATCCTCATCAGCCTGACGCTCGTGTTCGGGTACACCGGCTACCTGCTCCCGTGGAGCCAACTCTCCTACTGGGCGGGCCAGATCGGCGTCGAGATGTCACTCTCCATCCCGCTCATCGGCGAGTGGGTCGCACAGCTGATGTTCGGCGGGTTCACCCTGTCACAGGCCACGTTGCAACGGATGTACATCCTGCACGTGTTCTTCCTGCCGTTCATCACGACAGCCGTCATCGCCTTGCACATCGGCATCGTCTGGATGCAGGGCATCGCGGAACCACACTAA
- a CDS encoding Rieske 2Fe-2S domain-containing protein: protein MPLDEDKYPAETGRRRFVSGVVGSAALSAVGVGGAAAADSLTSSSGEGGGTTTFVAVQNTDGPAPRGMPIIPITIDGGTIKGVWPEYDEEAGVAIARDFGGSGIDYSSAWFQYCGVQTSSGIYPQAEAENAFLNSQGAFDWQSDVGKGEPLTVDMFDDYESWGNGIGSSGLGKPASATWRQTDKGGVTAQIIRSKKVEEMANGNTDLPGPVQDFIAEATDQGFIAWLNKCTHFCCVPGFKTQEGSANFGAENAIYCQCHQSVYDPFSPVQKQFVALPRPPQTEG, encoded by the coding sequence ATGCCGCTAGACGAAGACAAATATCCGGCCGAGACGGGCAGACGACGATTCGTATCGGGTGTCGTAGGTAGCGCAGCGCTCTCCGCAGTCGGTGTGGGCGGCGCTGCAGCAGCGGACTCGCTTACGAGTTCCTCCGGTGAAGGTGGCGGGACGACGACGTTCGTCGCCGTCCAGAACACGGACGGCCCCGCGCCCCGTGGGATGCCCATCATCCCCATCACCATCGACGGTGGGACTATCAAGGGCGTCTGGCCCGAGTACGACGAGGAAGCGGGCGTCGCCATCGCCAGGGACTTCGGCGGGAGCGGCATCGACTACTCCTCGGCGTGGTTCCAGTACTGCGGTGTCCAGACCTCGAGCGGCATCTACCCGCAGGCCGAGGCCGAGAACGCGTTCCTCAACAGCCAGGGCGCTTTCGACTGGCAGAGCGACGTCGGGAAGGGCGAGCCCCTGACCGTCGACATGTTCGACGACTACGAGTCGTGGGGCAACGGTATCGGCTCTTCCGGCCTCGGCAAGCCCGCCAGCGCCACCTGGCGCCAGACCGACAAGGGCGGCGTCACAGCCCAGATTATCCGGTCGAAGAAGGTCGAGGAGATGGCCAACGGGAACACGGACCTCCCGGGCCCCGTCCAGGACTTCATCGCGGAAGCGACGGACCAGGGCTTCATCGCCTGGCTCAACAAGTGTACACACTTCTGCTGTGTCCCCGGTTTCAAGACACAGGAGGGCAGCGCGAACTTCGGCGCGGAAAACGCCATCTACTGCCAGTGCCACCAGTCCGTCTACGACCCGTTCAGTCCCGTCCAGAAACAGTTCGTGGCACTGCCGCGGCCGCCACAGACAGAGGGATAA
- a CDS encoding DUF7318 family protein, whose amino-acid sequence MASEGSTYGDIHRYEPPRESTAAAVGIVLLTIIQIGLVGLFTYGMLAGWASGIGTILTVSLIEANMFLGGVLTAIFIDLAFIMLLYRKEFLPDVMIVKKRRRKWEDLYIRQDDVDGTSMADQGELVETVKRAIYPYYKK is encoded by the coding sequence ATGGCATCCGAAGGCTCCACTTACGGCGATATCCACCGCTACGAGCCGCCACGTGAGAGTACGGCGGCAGCGGTCGGCATCGTTCTCCTGACCATCATCCAGATCGGACTGGTCGGCCTCTTTACCTACGGGATGCTCGCCGGCTGGGCGTCCGGTATCGGCACGATACTGACGGTCAGCCTCATCGAGGCCAATATGTTCCTGGGCGGCGTGCTGACGGCCATCTTCATCGACCTGGCCTTCATCATGCTGCTGTACCGCAAGGAGTTCCTCCCCGACGTGATGATCGTCAAGAAGCGCCGTCGCAAGTGGGAGGACCTCTACATCCGCCAGGACGACGTCGACGGCACGTCGATGGCCGACCAGGGCGAACTCGTTGAGACTGTCAAACGCGCCATCTACCCCTACTACAAGAAATAA